One region of Limnospira fusiformis SAG 85.79 genomic DNA includes:
- the hypD gene encoding hydrogenase formation protein HypD translates to MKFVDEYRDLELSQKYAQAIASITSQPWTIMEICGGQTHSIVKYGIDKLLPEQITLIHGPGCPVCVTPIHMIDRAVEIATLPNTILCSFGDMLRVPGTEKDLLSVKAMGGDIRIVYSPLDSLKIAQNNPDKQVVFLAVGFETTAPATAMAVYQAKELSIENFSMLVSHVLVPPAIAAILSSYNCLVQGFLAAGHVCTVMGYTEYEPIVKKYNIPIVVTGFEPVDILQGIYLCIKQLEEGQATLENQYTRSVQREGNKTAQTIISQVFEVVNRQWRGIGEISESGLGLRSPYAEFDAENRFNLSPPQPDNYSECISGEIMQGIKKPHQCPAFGSRCKPEHPLGAPMVSSEGACAAYYRYRHQGETELLQ, encoded by the coding sequence ATGAAATTTGTGGATGAGTATCGGGATTTGGAATTGTCCCAAAAATACGCTCAGGCGATCGCATCTATTACTAGCCAACCCTGGACAATCATGGAAATTTGTGGGGGACAAACCCACTCCATTGTTAAATATGGCATTGACAAGTTATTACCTGAACAAATTACTTTAATTCATGGCCCTGGATGTCCCGTCTGTGTGACTCCCATTCACATGATTGATCGCGCTGTTGAAATAGCCACCCTTCCTAATACTATTCTCTGTTCCTTTGGGGATATGTTACGAGTCCCTGGAACCGAAAAAGACTTGCTTTCAGTTAAGGCTATGGGGGGAGATATTCGCATCGTTTATTCCCCTTTAGATAGTTTAAAAATTGCTCAGAATAACCCCGACAAACAGGTGGTATTTTTGGCGGTCGGCTTTGAAACTACAGCACCCGCTACAGCTATGGCGGTTTATCAAGCCAAAGAACTCTCAATTGAGAATTTTTCGATGCTGGTTTCTCATGTGTTAGTTCCTCCGGCGATCGCGGCTATTTTATCTAGTTATAACTGTCTAGTACAGGGGTTTTTAGCGGCTGGTCATGTTTGCACAGTGATGGGATACACTGAATATGAGCCGATTGTAAAAAAATATAATATTCCCATTGTTGTGACTGGTTTTGAACCTGTAGATATTCTTCAGGGGATTTATCTATGTATTAAACAGCTAGAAGAGGGACAAGCTACATTAGAAAATCAATACACTCGTTCGGTACAAAGAGAGGGAAATAAGACGGCACAAACCATTATATCACAAGTATTTGAAGTAGTCAATCGTCAATGGCGCGGCATAGGAGAAATTTCCGAAAGTGGTTTAGGGTTGCGATCGCCCTACGCGGAATTTGACGCAGAAAATCGGTTTAATTTGTCACCGCCACAACCGGATAATTATAGCGAATGTATCAGCGGTGAAATTATGCAGGGAATCAAAAAACCCCATCAGTGTCCCGCCTTTGGAAGCCGCTGTAAACCAGAACATCCCCTCGGTGCGCCCATGGTTTCTTCGGAAGGCGCTTGCGCCGCCTATTATCGTTACCGCCACCAGGGAGAAACCGAGTTATTACAGTAG